The Puntigrus tetrazona isolate hp1 chromosome 23, ASM1883169v1, whole genome shotgun sequence genome has a segment encoding these proteins:
- the rarga gene encoding retinoic acid receptor gamma-A isoform X2 — MFDCMEALGMGPRQLYDVTNRGACMLRKASPFYAGLDPFAWTGTASVRSVETQSTSSEEMVPSSPSPPPPPRVYKPCFVCQDKSSGYHYGVSSCEGCKGFFRRSIQKNMVYTCHRDKNCQINKVTRNRCQYCRLQKCFEVGMSKEAVRNDRNKKKKDVKDEVVPPESYELSGELEELVNKVSKAHQETFPSLCQLGKYTTNSSSDHRVQLDLGLWDKFSELSTKCIIKIVEFAKRLPGFTTLTIADQITLLKSACLDILMLRICTRYTPEQDTMTFSDGLTLNRTQMHNAGFGPLTDLVFAFAGQLLPLEMDDTETGLLSAICLICGDRMDLEEPERVDRLQEPLLEALKIYARRRRPNKPHMFPRMLMKITDLRGISTKGAERAITLKMEIPGPMPPLIREMLENPEAFEDQAESTEKKPEPEQPAPPPALLTMKKEQEDEDDSWATENGSEPSPEEEDDDDDDGEEERGTDSDGEAWGSQEPNVDVSRKSHGGRAQ, encoded by the exons cGGTGGAGACCCAGAGCACCAGTTCGGAGGAGATGGTGCCCAGCTCCCCTTCTCCACCACCTCCGCCCCGTGTTTACAAGCCCTGCTTCGTCTGCCAGGACAAGTCTTCTGGGTACCACTATGGTGTCAGTTCTTGCGAGGGCTGCAAG GGTTTCTTCCGTCGCAGTATTCAGAAGAACATGGTGTACACCTGCCACCGTGACAAGAACTGCCAGATCAACAAGGTCACACGCAATCGTTGCCAGTACTGCCGGCTGCAGAAGTGCTTCGAGGTTGGCATGTCCAAGGAAG CTGTGCGCAACGATcgaaataagaaaaagaaggaCGTGAAGGATGAGGTTGTTCCACCAGAGAGCTACGAGCTGAGTGGAGAACTGGAGGAGCTGGTCAACAAAGTGAGCAAAGCACATCAAGAGACCTTCCCGTCACTCTGCCAGCTGGGAAAATACACCACA AACTCAAGCTCAGACCACCGGGTTCAGCTGGACCTGGGCCTATGGGACAAATTCAGTGAGCTCTCCACAAAGTGCATCATTAAAATTGTGGAATTTGCCAAACGCCTTCCGGGCTTCACCACCCTCACCATCGCAGATCAGATCACCCTCCTTAAATCAGCCTGCTTGGACATTCTA ATGCTGCGAATCTGCACACGATACACACCGGAGCAGGACACAATGACCTTTTCAGATGGACTGACCCTCAACCGGACTCAGATGCATAATGCCGGCTTCGGTCCGCTCACTGACCTGGTGTTTGCCTTTGCTGGTCAGCTTCTGCCCCTTGAGATGGACGATACGGAAACTGGCCTCCTCAGCGCCATCTGCCTCATTTGTGGAG ACCGAATGGATCTTGAGGAGCCTGAGCGTGTAGATCGTCTACAGGAGCCCCTTCTGGAAGCTCTGAAGATCTATGCACGACGCCGCCGACCCAACAAACCTCACATGTTCCCTCGCATGTTGATGAAGATCACTGACCTACGTGGCATCAGCACCAAGG GAGCAGAAAGGGCCATAACTCTTAAGATGGAGATCCCAGGCCCCATGCCTCCTCTCATCCGAGAGATGCTGGAAAACCCAGAGGCTTTCGAGGATCAGGCCGAGTCCACAGAGAAGAAGCCCGAACCCGAACAGCCCGCTCCTCCACCCGCCCTGCTCACTATGAAGAAAGAGCAGGAGGACGAGGACGACAGCTGGGCCACGGAGAACGGCAGCGAGCCTTCACCGGAGGAGGAggacgacgacgacgatgacggagaggaggagaggggtACCGACAGCGACGGAGAGGCCTGGGGCAGCCAGGAACCCAACGTGGACGTGTCCAGAAAGAGCCATGGAGGAAGAGCTCAGTGA